The Coffea eugenioides isolate CCC68of chromosome 8, Ceug_1.0, whole genome shotgun sequence genome has a segment encoding these proteins:
- the LOC113781734 gene encoding transcription factor bHLH118-like isoform X1, with protein sequence MFSMEHDELFHFLSIPPQQQIPQDTPLMARAPNPNSGKPKSCTKKRKSSVAFGDNNVLDNESPVEHKKRIIHRDVERQRRQEMAALYQSLRSLVPDEYLQGKRSISDHMHGTVKYVRHMKRKVDELISKRDELQELTKPGCSFSILTEFTVSLNKTSVRVQSSTTGMQIILKTTLRGGLPLSKFLSVLNGEGLSVISCVSTNANEGQLHVMESEVDQGRSFDQTKLQKRLKELLYNL encoded by the exons ATGTTTTCAATGGAACACGATGAACTATTCCACTTCCTCTCTATTCCTCCCCAGCAGCAGATCCCACAGGATACACCCCTAATGGCTCGGGCGCCTAATCCAAACTCGGGTAAGCCAAAATCTTGCACGAAGAAAAGGAAGTCATCGGTTGCTTTTGGTGACAATAATGTTCTTGACAATGAGAGTCCAGTAGAGCACAAAAAGCGGATTATACACCGAGATGTTGAAAGACAAAGAAGACAAGAAATGGCTGCTCTTTATCAATCTCTCCGATCACTGGTCCCTGATGAGTATCTCCAG GGAAAGAGATCGATATCTGATCACATGCATGGGACAGTTAAATATGTAAGACATATGAAAAGAAAGGTAGATGAGCTGATAAGTAAGAGAGACGAACTCCAAGAACTCACGAAACCTGGCTGCAGTTTCAGTATTTTAACAGAATTTACAGTTAGTCTCAACAAGACTAGTGTAAGAGTGCAAAGTAGCACTACAGGGATGCAGATAATTTTGAAGACTACTTTAAGAGGAGGGCTGCCTCTATCAAAATTTCTCAGCGTTCTTAATGGAGAAGGCTTATCAGTTATAAGTTGCGTTTCCACCAACGCCAATGAAGGACAACTTCATGTTATGGAATCCGAG GTGGATCAGGGGAGGAGCTTTGATCAAACTAAGCTGCAGAAGAGATTGAAGGAATTGCTATACAACCTATAA
- the LOC113779388 gene encoding PGR5-like protein 1B, chloroplastic: MATKLAFTITIPRFYSAPFRKPFSCVPSSPSSPFLHSCSSSASRYQQPFNLNGGRRQLVLSPKTTTDQPGPVQEDEVVDGKILQYCSIDKKEKKSLGEMEQDFLQALQAFYYEGKAIMSNEEFDNLKEELMWEGSSVVMLSSDEQRFLEASIAYVSGNPIMSDEEYDKLKMKLKIDGSEIVVEGPRCSLRSRKVYSDLSVDYLKMFLLNVPAAVVALALFFFLDDLTGFEITYLLELPEPFSFIFTWFAAIPVILWLSSSLTKVIVKDFLILKGQCPNCGTENTSFFGTILSISSGGSNNTVQCSNCETVMIYDSETRLITLPEA, translated from the exons ATGGCCACCAAACTTGCCTTTACTATAACAATTCCTCGTTTTTACTCTGCCCCTTTCAGAAAACCATTTAGTTGTGTCCCCTCTTCACCTTCTTCTCCTTTTCTGCACTCTTGTTCATCCTCTGCTTCAAGGTATCAACAGCCCTTTAATTTAAATGGGGGAAGAAGGCAGCTGGTTCTGTCTCCAAAGACCACTACTGATCAGCCAG GTCCCGTCCAAGAGGATGAAGTAGTTGATGGTAAGATCCTGCAGTATTGTAGCATagataagaaagaaaagaagtcCCTGGGGGAGATGGAGCAAGATTTTTTGCAAGCACTACAA GCATTCTATTATGAGGGGAAAGCCATAATGTCAAATGAGGAATTTGATAACCTCAAGGAAGAACTAATGTGGGAAGGAAGCAGTGTTGTCATGCTAA GTTCCGATGAGCAAAGGTTTTTGGAAGCTTCGATTGCTTATGTATCTGGGAATCCAATAATGTCAGACGAAGAGTATGATAAGCTGAAGATGAAACTTAAG ATCGATGGGAGTGAGATTGTGGTTGAGGGTCCACGATGCAGCCTTCGCAGTCGAAAG GTTTACAGTGATCTTTCTGTTGATTATCTCAAGATGTTCCTTTTGAATGTACCTGCGGCTGTTGTTGCACTGGCACT GTTCTTCTTCCTTGATGATTTGACTGGATTTGAAATAACTTACCTTTTGGAG CTTCCAGAACCCTTCAGTTTTATTTTCACGTGGTTTGCTGCTATACCTGTTATATTATGGTTATCGTCTTCACTTACAAAGGTCATCGTGAAGGATTTTTTGATCCTAAAG ggccaatGCCCCAACTGTGGCACCGAGAATACTTCCTTTTTTGGAACCATACTTTCTATATCCAGTGGTGGATCTAACAACACTGTACAATGCTCAAA TTGTGAGACAGTGATGATATACGATTCAGAAACAAGATTGATTACATTGCCTGAAGCCTGA
- the LOC113781738 gene encoding YTH domain-containing protein 1-like isoform X2 codes for MSSDTAKENASVVDSSVTEWKNDRNLDGPESHSYRSNEDGCQIGADEQVHSYEQRQNCSETKKGKPCNTRYFIIKSLNHQNIELSIEKGIWATQVMNEPILEEAFRNSGKVILIFSVNMSGFFQGYAQMMSSIGWRRDNVWSQGTGGNNPWGRTFKVKWLQLHDLPFQKTLHLKNPLNQYKPVKISRDCQELPQDIGEALCELLDGKDDVDVSLKRVEFSKVDLPLRRPCVEPSGSLRFEDFVPSVHMAPTLYPSLVYHHQAEASRFDQGYQRPSAGSHGNVRSDSDTSAQFIGWGKSTERSPLASSLTEDDLLEMTYEEYLEAHSRHNKKLYQSGAVPASNIQKSSVKAARFDDVKLGSSSKKRPRHRSPRR; via the exons ATGTCATCTGATACTGCCAAAGAAAACGCATCTGTAGTTGATTCATCAGTGACTGAATGGAAAAATGACAGGAATCTGGATGGTCCAG AGAGCCATAGCTATAGATCCAATGAGGATGGCTGTCAAATTGGAGCAGACGAGCAAGTTCACTCTTATGAACAGCGTCAAAATTGTAGTGAAACTAAAAAGGGTAAACCATGCAATACAAGATACTTCATTATCAAGAGTTTGAACCACCAAAATATTGAGTTGTCAATTGAGAAGGGAATTTGGGCTACTCAAGTCATGAATGAGCCTATTCTTGAAGAAGCCTTTCGT AACTCTGGAAAAGTAATTTTAATTTTCAGTGTCAACATGAGTGGGTTCTTCCAAGGGTATGCCCAAATGATGTCTTCCATTGGTTGGAGACGAGACAATGTTTGGAGCCAAGGAACTGGTGGAAATAATCCTTGGGGTCGCACTTTTAAAGTCAAATGGCTGCAGTTACATGATTTGCCTTTTCAAAAGACTCTGCATCTAAAAAATCCATTGAATCAATATAAGCCTGTTAAAATTAGTAGAGATTGCCAG GAGTTACCTCAGGATATTGGTGAAGCCCTTTGTGAGCTTCTTGACGGGAAGGATGATGTGGATGTCAGTTTGAAAAG GGTTGAATTCTCCAAGGTTGATCTTCCTTTGAGGAGGCCTTGTGTGGAGCCTTCTGGTTCATTAAGATTTGAAGACTTTGTGCCTTCAGTGCATATGGCACCCACACTTTATCCCTCATTAGTCTACCACCATCAAGCTGAAGCTAGTAGATTTGACCAAGGATATCAGAGACCAAGTG CTGGAAGCCATGGGAATGTACGCTCTGACAGTGATACATCTGCTCAGTTTATTGGTTGGGGAAAGTCAACTGAAAGGAGCCCCCTTGCTAGTAGTTTGACTGAAGATGATCTCCTGGAAATG ACATATGAAGAGTACCTTGAAGCTCATAGCAGACACAACAAGAAACTATACCAGTCG GGTGCTGTGCCAGCCTCCAACATTCAAAAATCATCAGTTAAAGCTGCACGTTTTGATGATGT GAAGTTGGGCAGCAGTTCAAAGAAGAGGCCTCGTCACAGATCCCCAAGACGATAA
- the LOC113780871 gene encoding transcription factor bHLH118-like → MFSQWLSDQDELFKFISPPRPQQQNDKLLVDVNKPPFNDLDLSTVAKSKPKQGRRRKISALENIEESPRDYIKKIIHRDVERQRRQETAGLHETLRSLIPSQHLEGKRSISDHIHATVKYIRFQKKKVDELKSKRAKLKEWFINPTTSKVVENENPQEDFEQPSIVVKTCRAGMEITITTGSKVDLPLSRILNFLISEGKSIKSCISTRVNERLLHVIESEVNDEKIISPNELQEKLTEIARYQIS, encoded by the exons ATGTTTTCTCAATGGCTAAGTGACCAAGATGAACTTTTCAAGTTTATTTCACCTCCTCGTCCTCAACAACAAAACGATAAACTTCTGGTGGATGTGAATAAACCTCCCTTTAATGATTTGGATCTTAGTACTGTTGCCAAGTCCAAGCCAAAACAGGGCCGTCGAAGGAAGATTAGTGCCTTGGAAAACATTGAGGAGAGCCCTAGAGACTACATCAAGAAGATCATACATAGAGATGTCGAAAGGCAAAGAAGGCAAGAGACGGCTGGCCTTCACGAGACTCTGCGTTCACTGATCCCCTCTCAACATCTCGAG GGGAAGCGGTCCATATCAGATCATATTCATGCGACCGTGAAATATATTAGGTTTCAAAAGAAGAAGGTAGATGAGCTGAAGAGCAAGAGAGCAAAGCTCAAGGAATGGTTTATCAATCCGACCACTTCCAAGGTTGTAGAGAATGAAAATCCACAGGAAGATTTTGAGCAACCTAGTATTGTGGTTAAAACTTGTAGGGCAGGGATGGAGATCACCATAACCACTGGATCCAAAGTAGATCTTCCTCTTTCCAGAATCCTCAATTTTCTCATTTCAGAAGGCAAGTCTATCAAAAGCTGCATTTCCACACGAGTAAATGAAAGGCTACTCCATGTTATTGAATCAGAG GTGAATGACGAGAAAATTATAAGTCCAAATGAGCTGCAGGAGAAATTGACGGAGATAGCGCGCTATCAAATCAGTTGA
- the LOC113781733 gene encoding leucoanthocyanidin dioxygenase: MTTAAVTSRVERLASSGIQLIPKEYVRLQEELTNMGNVFEEEKNNEGPQVPTIDLGDIEAEDEVVRERCRNELKKAAMEWGVMHLVNHGISNELINRVKVAGEAFFNLPVEEKEKYANDQASGNLQGYGSKLANSASGQLEWEDYFFHCAFPEDKRDLSIWPKTPEDYIPAASEYAKQLRGLATKILAVLSLGLGLEEGRLEKEVGGIEELILQMKINYYPKCPQPELALGVEAHTDVSSLTFILHNMVPGLQLFYEDKWITAKCVPNSIIMHIGDTIEILSNGKYKSILHRSLVNKDKVRISWAVFCEPPKEKIILKPLPETVSETEPPRYLPRTFAQHIDHKLFRKTEGAVEKNQSTEDNKSPEDNQPREDGKRS, translated from the exons ATGACCACTGCTGCGGTGACTTCAAGAGTTGAGAGGTTGGCCAGCAGTGGGATTCAATTAATACCAAAAGAGTATGTGAGGCTTCAAGAAGAGCTGACGAACATGGGTAATGTCTTTGAGGAAGAGAAAAACAACGAAGGGCCTCAGGTGCCAACCATTGATTTGGGGGACATTGAAGCAGAGGACGAAGTTGTTCGTGAGAGATGTCGCAACGAGTTGAAGAAGGCTGCCATGGAGTGGGGAGTAATGCACCTTGTCAACCATGGCATATCAAATGAGCTCATTAATCGAGTCAAGGTTGCTGGAGAGGCCTTCTTCAATTTACCCGTTGAGGAAAAGGAGAAGTATGCCAATGATCAGGCATCAGGCAATCTGCAAGGATACGGCAGCAAACTAGCAAACAGTGCCAGTGGTCAGCTTGAATGGGAGGACTACTTTTTCCATTGTGCTTTCCCCGAGGACAAGCGGGATTTGTCGATTTGGCCCAAGACTCCAGAAGACTATAT CCCTGCAGCGAGTGAGTATGCAAAGCAATTGAGAGGCTTGGCAACCAAGATATTAGCTGTGCTGTCTCTTGGCTTGGGATTAGAAGAAGGCAGGCTAGAAAAGGAAGTTGGTGGTATCGAAGAGTTAATTCTGCAAATGAAGATTAACTACTACCCCAAATGCCCTCAACCGGAGCTAGCATTGGGTGTTGAAGCTCACACTGATGTCAGTTCTCTGACTTTCATCCTTCACAATATGGTGCCTGGCCTGCAATTGTTCTATGAGGACAAGTGGATTACTGCCAAATGTGTCCCCAATTCCATTATCATGCACATTGGGGACACCATTGAGATTCTAAGCAATGGAAAATACAAGAGCATTCTTCATAGAAGCCTTGTGAACAAAGACAAAGTAAGAATCTCTTGGGCAGTTTTCTGTGAACCACCAAAGGAGAAGATCATCCTCAAACCACTGCCTGAGACAGTTTCAGAGACTGAGCCCCCTCGCTACCTGCCTCGAACGTTTGCGCAGCATATTGACCATAAACTGTTCAGGAAAACCGAGGGAGCTGTTGAAAAAAATCAATCCACTGAGGACAATAAATCTCCTGAAGACAATCAACCTCGTGAAGATGGTAAACGTTCGTGA
- the LOC113781738 gene encoding YTH domain-containing protein 1-like isoform X1, whose product MSSDTAKENASVVDSSVTEWKNDRNLDGPVLSESHSYRSNEDGCQIGADEQVHSYEQRQNCSETKKGKPCNTRYFIIKSLNHQNIELSIEKGIWATQVMNEPILEEAFRNSGKVILIFSVNMSGFFQGYAQMMSSIGWRRDNVWSQGTGGNNPWGRTFKVKWLQLHDLPFQKTLHLKNPLNQYKPVKISRDCQELPQDIGEALCELLDGKDDVDVSLKRVEFSKVDLPLRRPCVEPSGSLRFEDFVPSVHMAPTLYPSLVYHHQAEASRFDQGYQRPSAGSHGNVRSDSDTSAQFIGWGKSTERSPLASSLTEDDLLEMTYEEYLEAHSRHNKKLYQSGAVPASNIQKSSVKAARFDDVKLGSSSKKRPRHRSPRR is encoded by the exons ATGTCATCTGATACTGCCAAAGAAAACGCATCTGTAGTTGATTCATCAGTGACTGAATGGAAAAATGACAGGAATCTGGATGGTCCAG TTTTGTCAGAGAGCCATAGCTATAGATCCAATGAGGATGGCTGTCAAATTGGAGCAGACGAGCAAGTTCACTCTTATGAACAGCGTCAAAATTGTAGTGAAACTAAAAAGGGTAAACCATGCAATACAAGATACTTCATTATCAAGAGTTTGAACCACCAAAATATTGAGTTGTCAATTGAGAAGGGAATTTGGGCTACTCAAGTCATGAATGAGCCTATTCTTGAAGAAGCCTTTCGT AACTCTGGAAAAGTAATTTTAATTTTCAGTGTCAACATGAGTGGGTTCTTCCAAGGGTATGCCCAAATGATGTCTTCCATTGGTTGGAGACGAGACAATGTTTGGAGCCAAGGAACTGGTGGAAATAATCCTTGGGGTCGCACTTTTAAAGTCAAATGGCTGCAGTTACATGATTTGCCTTTTCAAAAGACTCTGCATCTAAAAAATCCATTGAATCAATATAAGCCTGTTAAAATTAGTAGAGATTGCCAG GAGTTACCTCAGGATATTGGTGAAGCCCTTTGTGAGCTTCTTGACGGGAAGGATGATGTGGATGTCAGTTTGAAAAG GGTTGAATTCTCCAAGGTTGATCTTCCTTTGAGGAGGCCTTGTGTGGAGCCTTCTGGTTCATTAAGATTTGAAGACTTTGTGCCTTCAGTGCATATGGCACCCACACTTTATCCCTCATTAGTCTACCACCATCAAGCTGAAGCTAGTAGATTTGACCAAGGATATCAGAGACCAAGTG CTGGAAGCCATGGGAATGTACGCTCTGACAGTGATACATCTGCTCAGTTTATTGGTTGGGGAAAGTCAACTGAAAGGAGCCCCCTTGCTAGTAGTTTGACTGAAGATGATCTCCTGGAAATG ACATATGAAGAGTACCTTGAAGCTCATAGCAGACACAACAAGAAACTATACCAGTCG GGTGCTGTGCCAGCCTCCAACATTCAAAAATCATCAGTTAAAGCTGCACGTTTTGATGATGT GAAGTTGGGCAGCAGTTCAAAGAAGAGGCCTCGTCACAGATCCCCAAGACGATAA
- the LOC113781734 gene encoding transcription factor bHLH118-like isoform X3, translating to MFSMEHDELFHFLSIPPQQQIPQDTPLMARAPNPNSGKPKSCTKKRKSSVAFGDNNVLDNESPVEHKKRIIHRDVERQRRQEMAALYQSLRSLVPDEYLQGKRSISDHMHGTVKYVRHMKRKVDELISKRDELQELTKPGCSFSILTEFTVSLNKTSVRVQSSTTGMQIILKTTLRGGLPLSKFLSVLNGEGLSVISCVSTNANEGQLHVMESE from the exons ATGTTTTCAATGGAACACGATGAACTATTCCACTTCCTCTCTATTCCTCCCCAGCAGCAGATCCCACAGGATACACCCCTAATGGCTCGGGCGCCTAATCCAAACTCGGGTAAGCCAAAATCTTGCACGAAGAAAAGGAAGTCATCGGTTGCTTTTGGTGACAATAATGTTCTTGACAATGAGAGTCCAGTAGAGCACAAAAAGCGGATTATACACCGAGATGTTGAAAGACAAAGAAGACAAGAAATGGCTGCTCTTTATCAATCTCTCCGATCACTGGTCCCTGATGAGTATCTCCAG GGAAAGAGATCGATATCTGATCACATGCATGGGACAGTTAAATATGTAAGACATATGAAAAGAAAGGTAGATGAGCTGATAAGTAAGAGAGACGAACTCCAAGAACTCACGAAACCTGGCTGCAGTTTCAGTATTTTAACAGAATTTACAGTTAGTCTCAACAAGACTAGTGTAAGAGTGCAAAGTAGCACTACAGGGATGCAGATAATTTTGAAGACTACTTTAAGAGGAGGGCTGCCTCTATCAAAATTTCTCAGCGTTCTTAATGGAGAAGGCTTATCAGTTATAAGTTGCGTTTCCACCAACGCCAATGAAGGACAACTTCATGTTATGGAATCCGAG taa
- the LOC113781734 gene encoding transcription factor bHLH118-like isoform X2 encodes MFSMEHDELFHFLSIPPQQQIPQDTPLMARAPNPNSGKPKSCTKKRKSSVAFGDNNVLDNESPVEHKKRIIHRDVERQRRQEMAALYQSLRSLVPDEYLQGKRSISDHMHGTVKYVRHMKRKVDELISKRDELQELTKPGCSFSILTEFTVSLNKTSVRVQSSTTGMQIILKTTLRGGLPLSKFLSVLNGEGLSVISCVSTNANEGQLHVMESEELV; translated from the exons ATGTTTTCAATGGAACACGATGAACTATTCCACTTCCTCTCTATTCCTCCCCAGCAGCAGATCCCACAGGATACACCCCTAATGGCTCGGGCGCCTAATCCAAACTCGGGTAAGCCAAAATCTTGCACGAAGAAAAGGAAGTCATCGGTTGCTTTTGGTGACAATAATGTTCTTGACAATGAGAGTCCAGTAGAGCACAAAAAGCGGATTATACACCGAGATGTTGAAAGACAAAGAAGACAAGAAATGGCTGCTCTTTATCAATCTCTCCGATCACTGGTCCCTGATGAGTATCTCCAG GGAAAGAGATCGATATCTGATCACATGCATGGGACAGTTAAATATGTAAGACATATGAAAAGAAAGGTAGATGAGCTGATAAGTAAGAGAGACGAACTCCAAGAACTCACGAAACCTGGCTGCAGTTTCAGTATTTTAACAGAATTTACAGTTAGTCTCAACAAGACTAGTGTAAGAGTGCAAAGTAGCACTACAGGGATGCAGATAATTTTGAAGACTACTTTAAGAGGAGGGCTGCCTCTATCAAAATTTCTCAGCGTTCTTAATGGAGAAGGCTTATCAGTTATAAGTTGCGTTTCCACCAACGCCAATGAAGGACAACTTCATGTTATGGAATCCGAG GAACTCGTATGA
- the LOC113781738 gene encoding YTH domain-containing protein 1-like isoform X3 produces MSSDTAKENASVVDSSVTEWKNDRNLDGPVLSESHSYRSNEDGCQIGADEQVHSYEQRQNCSETKKGKPCNTRYFIIKSLNHQNIELSIEKGIWATQVMNEPILEEAFRNSGKVILIFSVNMSGFFQGYAQMMSSIGWRRDNVWSQGTGGNNPWGRTFKVKWLQLHDLPFQKTLHLKNPLNQYKPVKISRDCQELPQDIGEALCELLDGKDDVDVSLKRVEFSKVDLPLRRPCVEPSGSLRFEDFVPSVHMAPTLYPSLVYHHQAEASRFDQGYQRPSAGSHGNVRSDSDTSAQFIGWGKSTERSPLASSLTEDDLLEMTYEEYLEAHSRHNKKLYQSDIGDLFPQKTLSPVKIYDTRCCASLQHSKIIS; encoded by the exons ATGTCATCTGATACTGCCAAAGAAAACGCATCTGTAGTTGATTCATCAGTGACTGAATGGAAAAATGACAGGAATCTGGATGGTCCAG TTTTGTCAGAGAGCCATAGCTATAGATCCAATGAGGATGGCTGTCAAATTGGAGCAGACGAGCAAGTTCACTCTTATGAACAGCGTCAAAATTGTAGTGAAACTAAAAAGGGTAAACCATGCAATACAAGATACTTCATTATCAAGAGTTTGAACCACCAAAATATTGAGTTGTCAATTGAGAAGGGAATTTGGGCTACTCAAGTCATGAATGAGCCTATTCTTGAAGAAGCCTTTCGT AACTCTGGAAAAGTAATTTTAATTTTCAGTGTCAACATGAGTGGGTTCTTCCAAGGGTATGCCCAAATGATGTCTTCCATTGGTTGGAGACGAGACAATGTTTGGAGCCAAGGAACTGGTGGAAATAATCCTTGGGGTCGCACTTTTAAAGTCAAATGGCTGCAGTTACATGATTTGCCTTTTCAAAAGACTCTGCATCTAAAAAATCCATTGAATCAATATAAGCCTGTTAAAATTAGTAGAGATTGCCAG GAGTTACCTCAGGATATTGGTGAAGCCCTTTGTGAGCTTCTTGACGGGAAGGATGATGTGGATGTCAGTTTGAAAAG GGTTGAATTCTCCAAGGTTGATCTTCCTTTGAGGAGGCCTTGTGTGGAGCCTTCTGGTTCATTAAGATTTGAAGACTTTGTGCCTTCAGTGCATATGGCACCCACACTTTATCCCTCATTAGTCTACCACCATCAAGCTGAAGCTAGTAGATTTGACCAAGGATATCAGAGACCAAGTG CTGGAAGCCATGGGAATGTACGCTCTGACAGTGATACATCTGCTCAGTTTATTGGTTGGGGAAAGTCAACTGAAAGGAGCCCCCTTGCTAGTAGTTTGACTGAAGATGATCTCCTGGAAATG ACATATGAAGAGTACCTTGAAGCTCATAGCAGACACAACAAGAAACTATACCAGTCG GATATCGGAGATTTGTTTCCTCAAAAGACTCTTTCGCCAGTGAAGATATATGATACAA GGTGCTGTGCCAGCCTCCAACATTCAAAAATCATCAGTTAA
- the LOC113781272 gene encoding uncharacterized protein LOC113781272 has protein sequence MGSFHTVTLIVFLSLASSTGLQIEAQGIKSARLLDLVIRDYTFQSYDRFFGTGKLHTVSLPANLSGIKVDTVRFRCGSLRRYGAKVSEFHLGTGVTVNPCVERVLIVAQNLGSNWSSIYYDNYELSGYQLISPVLGLLAYNAGDNINFSSPFELGIQAGKDPIKIDFRNTTKLNATTGIIPLCARFERDGKVTLANQASPNVCVSTRQGHFGLVIESPLMPMKKQVSKWKIAVGSSIGAALGAFLLTLLLIAIFVKVKKKARMEELERRAYEEEALQVSMVGHVRAPTASVTRTVPIIEHEYTPPPH, from the coding sequence ATGGGCTCTTTTCATACTGTCACTTTGATAGTATTTCTTTCACTAGCATCTTCAACAGGCTTGCAGATTGAAGCCCAGGGAATAAAATCAGCTCGTCTTCTTGATCTTGTGATCAGAGATTACACTTTCCAATCTTATGATAGATTCTTCGGCACAGGCAAACTACACACTGTAAGTTTGCCAGCAAATCTCTCTGGAATCAAGGTTGACACAGTGAGATTCCGCTGTGGCAGTCTTCGAAGGTATGGTGCAAAAGTTAGCGAATTTCATCTGGGGACAGGTGTAACTGTGAATCCATGTGTAGAGAGGGTATTGATAGTCGCTCAAAATCTTGGATCCAACTGGTCATCCATATATTATGATAACTATGAACTATCAGGATATCAGCTGATTTCACCAGTTCTAGGCCTACTAGCTTACAATGCTGGAGACAACATAAATTTCAGCAGCCCATTTGAGCTCGGCATTCAAGCAGGCAAAGACCCTATTAAGATAGACTTTCGGAACACTACAAAGTTAAACGCTACAACGGGGATCATACCTTTGTGTGCTCGATTTGAACGCGATGGAAAGGTGACGCTAGCCAACCAAGCATCACCAAATGTATGTGTTTCCACAAGACAAGGGCACTTTGGCTTGGTCATCGAGTCACCATTGATGCCAATGAAAAAGCAGGTAAGCAAGTGGAAGATAGCTGTAGGAAGCTCCATTGGAGCTGCACTTGGTGCTTTCCTTTTAACTTTACTTTTGATAGCAATATTTGTTAAGGTGAAGAAGAAAGCAAGAATGGAAGAGTTGGAAAGAAGAGCTTATGAAGAGGAAGCTCTGCAAGTATCAATGGTTGGACATGTGAGAGCTCCTACTGCATCTGTCACTCGAACAGTGCCTATAATCGAGCACGAGTATACACCTCCTCCCCATTGA
- the LOC113780872 gene encoding expansin-A18 encodes MAPFLQSLSSILFLMALIKLSIMSRISAAGYSPAVFRPSPWHLAHATFYGDDSGSGTMGGACGYGNLLSNGYGTDTAALSSVLFNNGYACGQCFQIRCVQSPFCFKGSPITTVTATNLCPPNWSLDSNNGGWCNPPRTHFDMSKPAFMKIAQWKAGIVPVTYRRVPCAGKGGLRFNFQGNGYWLLVYVMNVGGGGDIASLSVKGSKTGWISMSHNWGASYQAFATLSRQALSFRVTSYTSKQTVLAYDVAPSNWNVGMTYEANVNFH; translated from the exons ATGGCCCCTTTTCTTCAATCTCTGAGCTCTATCCTTTTCTTGATGGCATTGATCAAATTGTCAATCATGAGCAGAATATCAGCTGCTGGTTACAGTCCAGCAGTATTCCGGCCTTCCCCATGGCATCTTGCTCATGCCACATTTTATGGAGATGATTCTGGCTCTGGAACAATGG GTGGGGCTTGTGGATATGGAAATCTGCTCAGCAATGGTTATGGAACAGATACAGCAGCCCTGAGCTCAGTACTATTTAACAATGGATATGCATGCGGCCAATGTTTCCAAATACGCTGCGTTCAATCACCATTTTGCTTTAAAGGGTCCCCAATTACCACCGTGACTGCCACAAATCTTTGCCCCCCTAACTGGTCCCTAGACTCCAACAATGGAGGCTGGTGCAACCCGCCTCGCACCCACTTTGACATGTCCAAGCCTGCATTTATGAAAATTGCCCAGTGGAAGGCCGGAATAGTACCCGTCACGTACCGCAG AGTACCATGTGCGGGGAAAGGCGGACTTCGATTCAATTTCCAAGGAAATGGCTACTGGTTGTTGGTGTATGTGATGAACGTCGGCGGAGGTGGCGACATCGCCAGCTTGTCGGTGAAGGGAAGCAAAACAGGGTGGATAAGCATGAGCCATAACTGGGGAGCTTCGTACCAGGCTTTCGCAACTCTATCACGACAGGCTCTTTCTTTCAGAGTAACTTCGTACACTTCCAAGCAGACTGTCTTAGCATACGATGTTGCTCCTTCAAATTGGAACGTAGGAATGACTTATGAGGCCAATGTCAACTTCCACTGA